One window of Papaver somniferum cultivar HN1 chromosome 9, ASM357369v1, whole genome shotgun sequence genomic DNA carries:
- the LOC113313523 gene encoding bifunctional bis(5'-adenosyl)-triphosphatase/adenylylsulfatase FHIT-like isoform X2, producing MLKLQLFGNIGKGLVTTKSLFNNRNPRPNFYFSSRIIRSSSSSSSSVKFPKAMASEEENYMFGPYKIHLNEVFYSTKLSFAMVNLRPLLPGHVLVCPRREVKRFVDLTSDETSDLWLTAQKIGGTLEHHHKASSLTFTIQDGPHAGQTVPHVHIHILPRAAGDFEKNDEIYDALDEKEKELKQKLDLDKERKDRSYEDMAQEAAEYRKLFS from the exons ATGCTAAAACTGCAATTATTTGGTAATATTGGGAAAGGGCTCGTTACAACCAAATCTCTGTTCAATAATCGAAACCCTAGACCTAATTTTTATTTCAGCAGCAGAATTATcagatcatcttcatcatcatcaagttcTGTGAAGTTCCCGAAG GCAATGGCATCTGAAGAGGAGAATTATATGTTTGGTCCATACAAGATACATCTGAATGAAGTATTCTATTCTACAAAGCTCTCTTTTGCTATGGTTAATCTCAGACCTCTTCTTCCTGGT CATGTGCTTGTCTGTCCAAGACGTGAAGTGAAGCGCTTTGTTGACCTCACTTCTGACGAGACTAGTGATTTGTGGCTCACAGCACAAAAAATAGGTGGTACACTAGAACATCATCACAAAGCATCTTCGCTTACTTTCACGATCCAG GATGGACCTCATGCAGGACAGACAGTACCTCATGTACACATTCATATTCTCCCAAGAGCAGCAGGTGACTTTGAGAAGAATGATGAGATTTATGATGCT TTAGACGAGAAAGAGAAGGAATTGAAGCAGAAGCTTGACTTGGATAAGGAAAGGAAAGATAGGAGCTATGAGGACATGGCTCAAGAGGCTGCTGAGTATCGAAAACTTTTCTCCTAG
- the LOC113313523 gene encoding bifunctional bis(5'-adenosyl)-triphosphatase/adenylylsulfatase FHIT-like isoform X1 — protein MLKLQLFGNIGKGLVTTKSLFNNRNPRPNFYFSSRIIRSSSSSSSSVKFPKLLILQAMASEEENYMFGPYKIHLNEVFYSTKLSFAMVNLRPLLPGHVLVCPRREVKRFVDLTSDETSDLWLTAQKIGGTLEHHHKASSLTFTIQDGPHAGQTVPHVHIHILPRAAGDFEKNDEIYDALDEKEKELKQKLDLDKERKDRSYEDMAQEAAEYRKLFS, from the exons ATGCTAAAACTGCAATTATTTGGTAATATTGGGAAAGGGCTCGTTACAACCAAATCTCTGTTCAATAATCGAAACCCTAGACCTAATTTTTATTTCAGCAGCAGAATTATcagatcatcttcatcatcatcaagttcTGTGAAGTTCCCGAAG TTGTTAATTTTACAGGCAATGGCATCTGAAGAGGAGAATTATATGTTTGGTCCATACAAGATACATCTGAATGAAGTATTCTATTCTACAAAGCTCTCTTTTGCTATGGTTAATCTCAGACCTCTTCTTCCTGGT CATGTGCTTGTCTGTCCAAGACGTGAAGTGAAGCGCTTTGTTGACCTCACTTCTGACGAGACTAGTGATTTGTGGCTCACAGCACAAAAAATAGGTGGTACACTAGAACATCATCACAAAGCATCTTCGCTTACTTTCACGATCCAG GATGGACCTCATGCAGGACAGACAGTACCTCATGTACACATTCATATTCTCCCAAGAGCAGCAGGTGACTTTGAGAAGAATGATGAGATTTATGATGCT TTAGACGAGAAAGAGAAGGAATTGAAGCAGAAGCTTGACTTGGATAAGGAAAGGAAAGATAGGAGCTATGAGGACATGGCTCAAGAGGCTGCTGAGTATCGAAAACTTTTCTCCTAG